The Enterobacter asburiae genome window below encodes:
- the leuB gene encoding 3-isopropylmalate dehydrogenase, producing the protein MSKNYHIAVLPGDGIGPEVMAQALKVLEAVRARFAMKITTSHYDVGGIAIDNHGTPLPKATVEGCENADAVLFGSVGGPKWEHLPPAEQPERGALLPLRKHFKLFSNLRPAKLYQGLEEFCPLRADIAANGFDILCVRELTGGIYFGQPKGREGSGQHEKAFDTEVYHRFEIERIAHIAFESARKRRHKVTSIDKANVLQSSILWREIVSEVAKQYPDVALSHMYIDNATMQLIKDPSQFDVLLCSNLFGDILSDECAMITGSMGMLPSASLNEEGFGLYEPAGGSAPDIAGKNIANPIAQILSLALLLRYSLDAGEAATAIENAINRALEEGVRTGDLARGTAAVSTDEMGDIIARYVAEGV; encoded by the coding sequence ATGTCGAAGAATTACCATATTGCTGTGTTGCCGGGCGACGGTATTGGTCCGGAAGTGATGGCACAGGCGTTGAAAGTACTGGAAGCCGTTCGCGCGCGTTTTGCGATGAAAATCACCACCAGCCACTACGACGTGGGCGGTATTGCGATTGATAACCACGGTACGCCGCTGCCGAAAGCGACCGTGGAAGGCTGCGAAAATGCCGATGCCGTGCTGTTTGGTTCCGTCGGTGGCCCGAAATGGGAACACCTGCCGCCGGCAGAGCAGCCAGAGCGCGGCGCGCTGCTGCCGCTGCGTAAACATTTCAAGCTGTTCAGCAACCTGCGTCCGGCGAAGCTGTATCAGGGTCTGGAAGAGTTCTGCCCGCTGCGCGCGGATATCGCCGCCAACGGTTTCGACATTCTGTGCGTGCGTGAGCTGACCGGCGGGATCTACTTCGGTCAGCCAAAAGGCCGCGAAGGCAGCGGACAACACGAGAAAGCGTTTGACACCGAGGTGTATCACCGTTTCGAAATCGAACGTATCGCCCACATCGCGTTCGAGTCGGCGCGCAAACGCCGCCATAAAGTGACCTCCATTGATAAAGCGAACGTGCTGCAGTCTTCCATTTTGTGGCGCGAGATCGTCAGTGAAGTTGCTAAGCAGTATCCGGACGTCGCGCTGTCGCACATGTACATCGACAACGCGACCATGCAGCTGATTAAAGATCCGTCCCAGTTTGACGTGCTGCTGTGCTCCAACCTGTTCGGCGATATCCTCTCTGACGAGTGCGCGATGATCACCGGCTCGATGGGCATGCTGCCCTCCGCAAGCCTGAATGAAGAAGGCTTTGGACTGTACGAGCCTGCGGGCGGCTCCGCGCCGGATATCGCAGGCAAAAACATTGCCAACCCGATTGCGCAGATCCTCTCCCTGGCCCTGCTGCTGCGCTACAGCCTGGATGCAGGCGAGGCAGCAACCGCAATTGAAAACGCCATTAACCGGGCGTTAGAAGAAGGCGTCCGTACCGGCGATTTGGCACGCGGCACGGCAGCAGTCAGTACCGATGAAATGGGCGACATTATTGCCCGCTATGTCGCTGAAGGGGTGTAA
- the leuC gene encoding 3-isopropylmalate dehydratase large subunit codes for MAKTLYEKLFDAHVVYEAPNETPLLYIDRHLVHEVTSPQAFDGLRAHKRPVRQPGKTFATMDHNVSTQTKDINASGEMARIQMQELIKNCNEFGVELYDLNHPYQGIVHVMGPEQGITLPGMTIVCGDSHTATHGAFGALAFGIGTSEVEHVLATQTLKQGRAKTMKIEVKGKAAPGITAKDIVLAIIGKTGSAGGTGHVVEFCGEAIQALSMEGRMTLCNMAIEMGAKAGLVAPDETTFNYVKGRLHAPKGQDFDDAVAYWKTLKTDDGATFDTVVTLQAEEIAPQVTWGTNPGQVISVNDNIPDPASFTDPVERASAEKALAYMGLKPGVPLTDVTIDKVFIGSCTNSRIEDLRAAAEIAKGRKVAPGVQALVVPGSGPVKAQAEAEGLDKIFIEAGFEWRLPGCSMCLAMNNDRLNPGERCASTSNRNFEGRQGRGGRTHLVSPAMAAAAAVTGHFADIRSLK; via the coding sequence ATGGCTAAGACGTTATATGAAAAGTTGTTTGATGCGCACGTTGTTTACGAGGCGCCAAACGAAACCCCGCTGCTGTACATTGACCGCCACCTGGTGCACGAAGTGACCTCTCCTCAGGCATTTGACGGCCTGCGCGCGCACAAGCGCCCGGTACGTCAGCCGGGTAAAACCTTCGCGACGATGGATCACAACGTATCCACCCAGACCAAAGACATCAATGCCTCGGGTGAGATGGCGCGTATCCAGATGCAGGAGCTGATTAAGAACTGCAATGAATTTGGCGTTGAGCTGTACGACCTCAACCATCCGTACCAGGGCATTGTCCACGTGATGGGGCCTGAGCAAGGGATCACCCTGCCGGGCATGACCATCGTCTGCGGTGACTCCCATACCGCGACCCACGGCGCGTTTGGCGCCCTGGCGTTCGGGATTGGCACTTCCGAAGTGGAACATGTGCTGGCAACGCAGACCCTGAAACAGGGCCGCGCCAAAACCATGAAGATCGAAGTGAAGGGTAAAGCCGCACCGGGTATTACCGCAAAAGACATCGTGCTGGCCATCATCGGTAAAACCGGCAGCGCAGGCGGCACCGGTCATGTTGTTGAGTTCTGCGGGGAGGCCATCCAGGCGCTGAGCATGGAGGGGCGCATGACCCTGTGCAATATGGCCATTGAGATGGGCGCAAAAGCCGGTCTGGTCGCGCCGGACGAAACCACTTTCAACTACGTGAAGGGTCGTCTGCACGCGCCGAAAGGTCAGGATTTTGACGACGCGGTCGCGTACTGGAAAACCCTGAAAACCGACGATGGGGCAACGTTTGATACCGTCGTCACGCTGCAGGCTGAAGAGATTGCCCCGCAGGTGACCTGGGGCACCAACCCGGGTCAGGTCATTTCCGTTAACGACAATATCCCGGACCCGGCATCCTTTACCGATCCGGTCGAGCGCGCCAGTGCCGAAAAAGCGCTGGCCTATATGGGGCTGAAGCCCGGCGTGCCGTTGACCGATGTCACCATTGATAAAGTCTTTATCGGTTCCTGCACCAACTCCCGTATCGAGGATTTGCGTGCCGCCGCCGAGATTGCCAAAGGCCGCAAAGTGGCACCAGGCGTGCAGGCGCTGGTGGTACCTGGCTCCGGTCCGGTGAAAGCCCAGGCGGAAGCCGAAGGTCTGGATAAGATCTTTATCGAAGCGGGCTTCGAGTGGCGCCTGCCCGGCTGCTCCATGTGTCTGGCCATGAACAACGATCGCCTGAATCCGGGCGAGCGCTGCGCCTCCACCAGCAACCGTAACTTTGAAGGCCGTCAGGGCCGCGGTGGGCGCACCCATCTGGTCAGCCCGGCAATGGCCGCCGCTGCGGCAGTCACCGGCCATTTCGCCGATATTCGCAGCCTGAAATAA
- the leuD gene encoding 3-isopropylmalate dehydratase small subunit — protein sequence MAEKFTQHTGRVVPLDAANVDTDAIIPKQFLQKVTRTGFGAHLFNDWRFLDDKGEVPNPEFVLNFPEYKGASILLARENFGCGSSREHAPWALTDYGFKVVIAPSFADIFYGNSFNNQLLPVTLSDEQVDELFALVKANPGISFEVDLEAEVVKAGDKTYSFSIDAFRRHCMLNGLDSIGLTLQHEAAIATYENKQPAFMK from the coding sequence ATGGCAGAGAAATTTACCCAACATACGGGCCGTGTTGTCCCGCTGGACGCCGCTAACGTCGACACTGACGCTATTATTCCAAAACAGTTTCTGCAGAAGGTGACACGTACCGGTTTCGGCGCACATCTGTTTAACGACTGGCGTTTCCTGGACGATAAGGGAGAAGTGCCTAATCCGGAATTCGTTCTGAACTTCCCGGAATATAAAGGCGCCTCCATTTTGCTGGCACGCGAAAACTTTGGCTGCGGCTCATCCCGTGAGCACGCGCCGTGGGCGCTCACCGACTACGGCTTCAAAGTGGTCATTGCCCCAAGCTTCGCGGATATTTTTTACGGTAACAGCTTCAATAACCAGCTGCTGCCCGTCACGCTGAGCGATGAACAGGTCGATGAATTGTTCGCGCTGGTTAAGGCGAATCCGGGCATTTCGTTTGAAGTGGATCTGGAAGCGGAAGTGGTGAAAGCCGGTGATAAGACCTACAGCTTCAGCATTGATGCCTTCCGCCGTCACTGCATGCTGAACGGTCTGGACAGCATTGGTTTAACTCTTCAGCACGAAGCGGCGATTGCCACTTACGAAAACAAACAACCCGCATTTATGAAATAA
- a CDS encoding cation diffusion facilitator family transporter has translation MEKKNGNESHIRSREIHKCTLVSVIINSLLTAFQIVAGIFSGSQGLIADGIHSLSDLSSDFVVLVANKKSQKASDIDHHYGHLRFENGAKLIIGAILLLVGVGMLWSAGNKLLHPETHQLVKGAALWVAILALVVKESLFRYMFATGKRIQSSLLIANAWHARSDAASSVVVAIGIAGNLVGFHAMDLIAALIVGVFIAHMGYKFSADALHDLMDRSLEPELEHDIKTCLLATEGVTGLHDLKTRKMGDLALVDVHLEVNGELSVKEGHQIAVNARNNVMQKFNVLNVMTHIDPSH, from the coding sequence ATGGAAAAGAAAAATGGCAATGAGTCTCATATCCGTTCTCGGGAAATACATAAATGCACATTAGTAAGCGTGATAATAAATAGTTTACTCACCGCCTTTCAGATAGTTGCAGGAATATTCTCCGGCTCACAGGGTTTAATTGCTGATGGGATTCATTCTCTTTCCGATTTATCCTCCGACTTTGTCGTTCTGGTTGCGAATAAAAAGAGTCAGAAAGCTTCTGATATCGATCATCATTACGGTCATCTGCGTTTCGAAAACGGTGCAAAGCTCATTATTGGCGCTATTCTGCTGCTTGTGGGGGTCGGGATGCTCTGGTCCGCAGGCAATAAACTGCTTCACCCCGAGACGCATCAGCTGGTGAAAGGGGCCGCGTTGTGGGTGGCGATTCTGGCGCTGGTGGTAAAGGAAAGCTTGTTCAGATACATGTTTGCCACGGGAAAACGTATTCAGTCCTCGCTGCTGATAGCCAATGCCTGGCATGCCCGTTCTGACGCAGCGTCGTCAGTGGTTGTCGCCATCGGCATTGCCGGGAATTTAGTGGGCTTTCACGCGATGGACCTCATTGCGGCCCTGATTGTCGGAGTATTCATCGCCCACATGGGTTACAAATTTTCTGCCGATGCCCTGCACGATCTGATGGACCGTTCGCTTGAGCCCGAGCTGGAGCACGACATCAAAACGTGTCTTCTCGCAACCGAGGGCGTCACCGGACTCCATGATTTAAAAACCCGCAAGATGGGTGATTTAGCTCTTGTCGATGTTCATCTGGAAGTAAACGGCGAATTAAGCGTAAAAGAAGGACATCAGATTGCCGTTAATGCCAGAAATAATGTGATGCAAAAATTCAATGTGCTGAACGTGATGACGCATATTGATCCATCCCACTAA
- a CDS encoding cytochrome b/b6 domain-containing protein — translation MNPTLRDTLPHKETPFLRILHILVAVLVLAQIINSNFTESEALHESGLNGIVTWIHVISGFGLIFCGIAMMAWMLTQRGFKYYFAWLALDFRGIVGDIRTLAQRQLPDAHAGGMAATVQGLGVLALLGVALCGAAWFVLNATLGPVSSVTESVLDLHKFLTVFIETYFWAHGFMGLVHMYLTLRAQRKYQYSE, via the coding sequence ATGAACCCAACATTACGCGATACGCTTCCCCATAAAGAAACGCCTTTTCTTCGAATACTGCACATTCTCGTGGCCGTACTGGTCCTGGCCCAGATTATCAATTCTAATTTCACCGAAAGTGAAGCCCTCCACGAATCAGGGCTGAACGGAATCGTCACCTGGATCCATGTTATCTCCGGATTTGGTTTAATTTTTTGTGGGATTGCCATGATGGCATGGATGTTAACCCAGCGCGGATTTAAGTATTACTTCGCCTGGCTGGCGCTGGATTTTCGCGGAATTGTTGGCGATATTCGCACCCTCGCGCAGCGTCAGCTTCCTGACGCGCATGCCGGCGGTATGGCGGCAACGGTGCAAGGTCTGGGCGTGCTGGCGCTGCTGGGCGTTGCACTCTGCGGCGCGGCCTGGTTCGTGCTGAACGCCACGCTCGGGCCGGTTTCGTCCGTCACGGAATCCGTCTTAGATTTGCATAAATTCCTGACGGTCTTTATTGAGACATATTTCTGGGCACACGGCTTCATGGGCCTCGTTCATATGTACCTGACGCTACGCGCGCAGCGTAAATATCAGTATTCAGAATAA
- a CDS encoding sugar efflux transporter, producing MLWLMTMGRRLNGVYAAFMLVAFMMGVAGALQAPTLSLFLSREVGAQPFWVGLFYTVNAIAGILVSLALAKRSDSQGDRRRLILFCCAMAVGNALLFAFNRHYLTLITCGVLLASLANTAMPQLFALAREYADNSAREVVMFSSVMRAQLSLAWVIGPPLAFMLALNYGFTTMFSIAAGIFVISLVLVAFALPSVARVEQTTDKPVTEVSGWQDKNVRMLFIASTLMWTCNTMYIIDMPLWISSDLGLPDKLAGILMGTAAGLEIPAMILAGYYVKRFGKRRMMIVAVAAGVLFYAGLILFHSREALLALQLFNAVFIGIVAGIGMLWFQDLMPGRAGSATTLFTNSISTGVILAGVIQGALAQSYGHASVYWMIAALSVVTLLLTCRVKDV from the coding sequence ATGCTGTGGTTGATGACGATGGGGCGACGCCTGAACGGCGTGTATGCCGCTTTTATGCTGGTGGCCTTTATGATGGGCGTGGCGGGGGCGCTGCAGGCGCCGACGCTGAGCCTGTTTCTCAGCCGCGAGGTGGGGGCGCAGCCGTTTTGGGTCGGCCTGTTTTATACCGTCAACGCCATTGCCGGGATCCTGGTCAGCCTCGCGCTGGCGAAACGATCGGACAGCCAGGGCGATCGCCGCAGGCTGATCCTCTTTTGCTGCGCCATGGCCGTGGGTAACGCGCTGCTCTTTGCCTTCAACCGTCATTATCTGACGCTCATTACCTGCGGCGTGCTGCTGGCGTCGCTGGCGAACACCGCCATGCCGCAGCTGTTCGCGCTGGCCCGTGAATATGCGGATAACTCGGCGCGTGAAGTGGTGATGTTCAGCTCGGTGATGCGCGCCCAGCTTTCGCTTGCGTGGGTCATTGGCCCGCCGCTGGCCTTCATGCTGGCTTTGAACTACGGCTTTACCACCATGTTTTCCATCGCCGCCGGGATTTTTGTCATCAGCCTGGTGCTGGTTGCCTTCGCGCTGCCGTCCGTGGCGCGCGTCGAACAGACGACGGATAAACCTGTCACCGAGGTGAGCGGCTGGCAGGACAAAAACGTCCGCATGCTGTTTATTGCCTCCACGCTGATGTGGACCTGCAACACCATGTACATCATCGATATGCCGCTGTGGATCAGCAGCGATCTGGGCCTTCCGGACAAGCTTGCGGGGATCTTGATGGGAACTGCCGCCGGGCTGGAAATCCCGGCAATGATTCTGGCGGGTTACTACGTTAAGCGGTTTGGAAAGCGCAGGATGATGATCGTCGCCGTGGCGGCCGGGGTGCTGTTCTACGCGGGGCTGATCCTTTTCCATTCGCGGGAAGCGTTGCTGGCGCTGCAGCTGTTTAACGCCGTGTTTATTGGGATTGTTGCCGGGATCGGCATGCTCTGGTTTCAGGATCTCATGCCCGGTCGTGCCGGCTCGGCGACCACGCTTTTTACCAACAGCATTTCAACCGGGGTGATTCTGGCGGGCGTTATTCAGGGGGCGCTGGCGCAAAGCTATGGGCATGCGTCTGTCTACTGGATGATTGCGGCGCTATCCGTCGTGACGCTCCTGCTGACCTGCCGCGTAAAAGACGTGTGA
- the sgrT gene encoding glucose uptake inhibitor SgrT, with protein sequence MKRSTARQFYQQYFSATKGSSWLARRCAEQRLKTLEELMQWDVTAPTSSR encoded by the coding sequence ATGAAGAGGTCTACCGCACGTCAGTTTTATCAGCAGTACTTTTCAGCGACAAAGGGATCGTCCTGGCTGGCCCGCCGGTGTGCAGAGCAACGGCTGAAAACGTTAGAAGAATTGATGCAGTGGGACGTTACAGCCCCGACCTCTTCCCGCTAA
- the sgrR gene encoding HTH-type transcriptional regulator SgrR: MPSGRLQQQFIRLWQCCEGQSQETTLNELADLLSCSRRHMRTLLNTMQQQGWLSWEAEAGRGKRSRLTFLYTGLALQQQRAEDLLEQDRIDQLVQLVGDKAAVRQMLVSHLGRSFRQGRHILRVLYYRPMKNLLPGTALRRSETHMARQIFSGLTRINEENGELEADIAHHWQQLSPRHWRFFLRPGIHFHHGRELEMHDVIASLERARKLPLYSHISRVHSPTAWTLDIELSQQDKWLPWLLGYVPSMILPGEWESMNNFASLPIGTGPYSVSRNNSHQLKIRAFDDYFGYRALIDEVNVWVLPDLNEDLSCGLTLEGPTTGEKAVESRLEEGCYYLLFDRRTHRGANQAVRKWISHVLSPSNLIYHAEEQYQTYWFPAYGLLPRWHHARPVHCDKPAGLESITLTYYREHVEHRFIARIMTRLLAAKGVRLEVREVDYDEWHQGEITSDIWLNSANFTLPLDFSLFSHLYEVPLIQHCIDRDWQQDAALWRAGEMNLAAWCQQLMAEQAIVPLIHHWLMIQGQRSMRGLRMNTLGWFDFKSAWFAPPEP; the protein is encoded by the coding sequence ATGCCTTCCGGTCGTCTGCAACAACAGTTTATCCGCCTCTGGCAGTGCTGCGAGGGGCAATCGCAGGAGACCACGCTCAACGAGCTGGCTGACCTGCTTAGCTGCTCCCGCCGCCATATGCGCACGCTGCTCAACACCATGCAGCAGCAGGGTTGGTTAAGCTGGGAAGCGGAGGCGGGACGCGGCAAACGCTCGCGGCTGACTTTCCTCTATACCGGGCTGGCGCTGCAGCAGCAGCGTGCGGAAGACCTGCTGGAGCAGGACCGCATCGATCAGCTGGTACAGCTGGTGGGCGACAAAGCCGCCGTGCGCCAGATGCTGGTTTCCCATCTCGGGCGCAGCTTTCGTCAGGGCCGACACATTCTGCGGGTGCTCTACTACCGTCCGATGAAAAATCTTTTGCCCGGCACGGCTTTACGCCGCTCAGAAACTCATATGGCCCGGCAAATCTTCAGCGGCCTGACGCGCATAAATGAGGAAAACGGGGAACTGGAAGCGGATATCGCGCACCACTGGCAGCAGCTTTCCCCGCGCCACTGGCGCTTCTTCTTACGCCCCGGCATCCACTTTCACCACGGCCGCGAGCTGGAAATGCACGACGTCATCGCCTCTCTGGAACGTGCCCGCAAGCTCCCGCTCTACTCGCATATCTCCCGCGTCCACTCGCCCACGGCCTGGACCCTGGATATTGAGCTGTCGCAGCAGGATAAATGGCTTCCCTGGCTGCTGGGCTACGTGCCGTCGATGATTTTGCCCGGCGAGTGGGAATCAATGAACAACTTTGCCAGCCTGCCGATTGGCACCGGGCCCTATTCCGTGTCCCGCAATAACAGCCATCAGCTGAAAATCCGCGCGTTCGATGACTACTTTGGCTATCGGGCGCTGATCGACGAAGTGAACGTCTGGGTATTACCGGATCTCAATGAAGACCTGAGCTGCGGGCTAACGCTTGAAGGCCCCACCACGGGAGAAAAGGCCGTGGAGAGTCGCCTCGAGGAGGGATGTTACTATCTCCTGTTTGACCGCCGCACCCACCGTGGGGCAAACCAGGCCGTTCGCAAGTGGATCAGCCACGTTTTGTCCCCTTCCAATCTGATTTACCATGCGGAAGAGCAGTACCAGACATACTGGTTCCCGGCGTACGGCCTGCTGCCGCGCTGGCACCACGCCCGCCCGGTGCACTGCGACAAACCCGCAGGGCTGGAGTCCATCACCCTGACCTACTACCGCGAGCACGTGGAGCATCGTTTTATCGCCAGAATCATGACCCGGCTGCTGGCAGCCAAGGGGGTCAGGTTAGAGGTCAGGGAAGTGGACTATGACGAATGGCATCAGGGGGAGATCACCAGTGATATCTGGCTCAACAGCGCCAACTTTACCCTGCCGCTCGATTTTTCCCTTTTCTCGCATCTGTATGAAGTCCCGCTGATCCAGCACTGCATCGACCGTGACTGGCAGCAGGACGCCGCCCTGTGGCGCGCGGGCGAAATGAATCTTGCAGCGTGGTGCCAGCAGCTGATGGCCGAGCAGGCGATCGTACCGCTGATCCATCACTGGCTGATGATCCAGGGCCAGCGCAGCATGCGCGGCCTGCGGATGAATACCCTGGGCTGGTTTGATTTTAAATCCGCCTGGTTTGCGCCGCCGGAGCCATAA
- the thiB gene encoding thiamine ABC transporter substrate binding subunit yields MLKKVLPLLALFALPAFAKPVLTVYTYDSFSADWGPGPVVKKAFEADCNCELKFVALEDGVSLLNRLRMEGKNSKADVVLGLDNNLLEAASQTKLFAKSGVAADAVNVPGGWKNDTFVPFDYGYFAFVYDKNKLKNPPKSLKELVESDQKWRVIYEDPRTSTPGLGLLLWMQKVYGDKAPEAWQKLAAKTVTVTKGWSEAYGLFLKGESDLVLSYTTSPAYHIIAEKKDNYAAANFAEGHYLQVEVAARTAASKQPELAEKFLKFMVSPGFQNAIPAGNWMYPVTNVTLPAGFEQLTKPNTSLEFSPQQVAAQRAAWVSEWQRAVSR; encoded by the coding sequence GTGTTAAAAAAAGTTCTTCCCCTGCTGGCGCTGTTTGCGCTGCCTGCTTTTGCCAAGCCCGTCCTGACGGTCTACACCTATGACTCCTTCTCTGCCGACTGGGGCCCTGGCCCTGTGGTCAAAAAAGCCTTCGAAGCGGACTGTAACTGCGAGCTGAAGTTCGTGGCGCTGGAAGATGGCGTTTCTCTGCTCAACCGTCTGCGCATGGAAGGGAAAAACAGCAAGGCCGACGTGGTGCTCGGGCTGGATAACAACCTGCTGGAAGCCGCCTCGCAAACCAAACTGTTTGCCAAAAGCGGCGTAGCGGCAGATGCCGTTAACGTGCCGGGCGGCTGGAAAAACGACACCTTTGTGCCGTTCGACTACGGCTACTTTGCTTTTGTTTACGACAAAAATAAGCTGAAAAACCCGCCGAAGAGCCTGAAAGAGCTGGTCGAAAGTGACCAGAAATGGCGCGTGATTTATGAAGATCCGCGCACCAGCACGCCGGGCCTGGGCCTGCTGCTGTGGATGCAAAAGGTCTACGGGGATAAAGCGCCGGAAGCGTGGCAGAAACTAGCCGCCAAAACCGTCACCGTGACCAAGGGCTGGAGCGAAGCCTATGGCCTGTTCCTGAAAGGTGAAAGCGACCTGGTGCTGAGCTATACCACCTCTCCGGCCTACCACATTATCGCCGAGAAGAAAGATAACTATGCTGCGGCTAATTTTGCTGAAGGGCACTATCTGCAGGTGGAAGTCGCCGCGCGTACCGCCGCCAGCAAACAGCCGGAGCTGGCCGAGAAGTTCCTGAAGTTTATGGTTTCACCGGGGTTCCAGAATGCCATCCCGGCTGGTAACTGGATGTATCCGGTCACTAACGTTACCCTGCCCGCAGGTTTCGAGCAGTTGACCAAACCAAACACCTCGCTGGAGTTTTCGCCGCAGCAGGTCGCCGCGCAGCGTGCAGCATGGGTAAGTGAATGGCAACGCGCCGTCAGCCGTTGA
- the thiP gene encoding thiamine/thiamine pyrophosphate ABC transporter permease ThiP, with translation MATRRQPLIPGWLLPGLLAATVMVVVSLGAFLALWFNAPESDLLALWHDSYLWHVIRFSFWQASLSALLSVLPAIFLARALYRRRFPGRLALLRLCAMTLILPVLVAVFGILSVYGRQGWLASLCGQLGLEWSFSPYGLRGILLAHVFFNMPMATRLFLQALENIPGEQRQIAAQLGMRGVSFFRFVEWPWLRRQIPPVAALIFMLCFASFATVLSLGGGPQATTIELAIYQALSYDYDPGRAALLAMVQMACCLVLVLLSQRLSKAIPPGSNQITGWRDPQDSLHSRVTDFILIALALLLLLPPLMAVIVDGLNLNLISVLQQPVLWQATWTSLRIALAAGLLCVMLTMMLLWSSRELYARQAQKAGQALELTGMLILAMPGIVLATGFFLLFNSTVGLPERADGIVIFTNALMAIPYALKVLENPMRDVNSRYGLLCQSLGMQGWQRLKVVELRALKRPLAQALAFACVLSIGDFGVVALFGNDDFRTLPYWLYQQIGSYRSQDGAVTALLLLLLCFALFTVIEKLPGRDVKTD, from the coding sequence ATGGCAACGCGCCGTCAGCCGTTGATTCCCGGCTGGTTACTTCCCGGGCTGCTCGCCGCCACAGTGATGGTGGTGGTCAGCCTGGGGGCTTTTCTTGCACTGTGGTTCAACGCGCCAGAGAGCGACCTGCTCGCCCTCTGGCACGACAGCTACCTCTGGCACGTTATCCGGTTCTCCTTCTGGCAGGCGTCTCTCTCAGCCCTGCTGTCGGTGCTCCCGGCTATTTTTCTTGCGCGCGCCCTGTATCGGCGGCGTTTTCCCGGCAGGCTGGCACTGCTGCGCCTGTGCGCCATGACGCTGATCCTGCCCGTGCTGGTGGCGGTATTTGGTATTCTGAGCGTTTACGGTCGCCAGGGCTGGCTGGCTTCGCTGTGCGGCCAGCTTGGTCTGGAATGGTCATTCTCTCCTTACGGCCTGCGGGGCATTCTGCTGGCGCACGTGTTTTTCAATATGCCGATGGCAACGCGCCTCTTTTTGCAGGCGCTGGAGAATATTCCCGGCGAACAGCGCCAGATTGCTGCCCAGCTCGGCATGCGCGGCGTGTCGTTCTTCCGCTTTGTCGAATGGCCGTGGCTGCGCCGCCAGATCCCGCCCGTCGCGGCGTTAATCTTCATGCTCTGCTTTGCCAGCTTTGCCACCGTGCTGTCGCTCGGCGGCGGGCCGCAGGCCACCACCATTGAGCTGGCGATTTACCAGGCGCTGAGTTACGACTACGATCCCGGTCGCGCCGCGCTGCTGGCGATGGTGCAGATGGCGTGCTGCCTTGTGCTGGTGCTGTTGAGCCAGCGGCTGAGTAAAGCCATTCCCCCTGGCAGCAATCAAATAACCGGCTGGCGCGATCCGCAGGACAGCCTGCACAGTCGCGTCACCGATTTTATCCTGATCGCGCTGGCGCTTCTGCTACTGCTGCCGCCGCTGATGGCCGTTATCGTTGACGGACTGAACCTCAATCTCATCTCCGTCCTGCAACAGCCCGTCCTCTGGCAGGCGACCTGGACCTCGCTGCGTATCGCGCTGGCGGCAGGGTTACTGTGCGTCATGCTGACCATGATGCTGCTGTGGAGCAGCCGCGAACTCTACGCGCGGCAGGCCCAAAAGGCCGGACAGGCGCTGGAGCTGACGGGCATGCTGATTCTGGCGATGCCGGGCATCGTGCTGGCGACGGGCTTCTTTTTACTGTTCAACAGCACCGTCGGCCTGCCGGAAAGGGCCGATGGCATCGTGATTTTCACCAACGCCCTGATGGCCATTCCCTACGCGCTCAAAGTGCTGGAAAATCCGATGCGCGACGTCAACAGCCGCTACGGTTTGCTGTGCCAGTCGCTGGGCATGCAGGGCTGGCAGCGGCTGAAGGTGGTCGAGCTCCGCGCGCTAAAACGCCCGCTGGCGCAGGCGCTGGCGTTTGCCTGCGTGTTGTCGATTGGGGATTTTGGCGTGGTGGCTCTCTTTGGCAATGACGATTTCCGCACGCTGCCATACTGGCTCTATCAGCAGATCGGCTCTTATCGCAGTCAGGACGGCGCGGTCACCGCGCTGTTACTGCTGCTGCTGTGCTTTGCCTTATTTACCGTTATCGAAAAACTTCCGGGGCGTGATGTTAAAACTGACTGA